GCCGCTCCGGGCATGGGCAACATGGTAGTGAGACCGGTGTCGTGAGTTGTTTGCGGAGCCGATGCGCGCCTACAACAGCCGCGCTGGTCTTGAATGCCCGGATCGCGCGCGCTCATAATCGCGGCCCTCGGCCCCGCCTTCCTGCGCGGCTGAAAATGCAGATCAAATAGGCGTCACATTCCGGCCATGTTCGGCGTGACGTCCGTCACGGCTCGCGGGCAGATGGGGCCTGTTTCCATTGCCCTTTCGTATATTGTTGTATCGATGTCTACGGCCGAACAACTTGGAAGTTTGAACGCTCCGCAGCGGCGGGCGGTTACTTACGGTGAAGCGCTTCCCGGCGGGAAGGGTTTCCGCGCGGGTCCGTTGCTGATCGTTGCCGGCGCCGGCACGGGCAAGACCAACACGCTGGCACATCGCGTGGCGCACCTGGCCATGAGCGGCGTCGATCCGGCGCGTATTCTCATGCTCACCTTCACGCGCCGCGCGGCCGTCGAGATGAAGCGTCGCGCCAACGACATCATGCGCGAAGCCTTCGACGACAAACTCGGCGGCGGCAAGGCGGCGCAGATTTCGCAGCGGCTGACCTGGGCCGGCACGTTCCACTCGATCGGCAATCGCCTGCTGCGGCATTACGCCAAACACGTCGGGCTCGATCCTGCCTTCACCGTGCTCGATCGCAGCGATGCGGCGGACCTGGTCGACACGGTGCGCACCGAGCTCGGTTATTCGGGCAAGGGCCAGCGCTTTCCGCGCAAGGACACCTGCCTCTCGATCTATTCGTATCGCGTCAACACGCAGAAGTCGCTGAAGGAAACCCTCGAGAGCCAGCATCCCTGGTGCGCGAACTGGGAAGAGGACATCGGCAAGCTGCTGCGTGCCTACGTCGAGCGCAAGTCGCAGTACCGCGTGCTCGATTTCGACGATCTGCTGCTGTACTGGCACGCCATGATGAGCGAGGAGCGCATCGCGAAGTCGGTGGCGGCGCATTTCGACCACGTGCTGGTCGACGAATACCAGGACACCAACAAGCTGCAGGGTGACATCCTCACCGCGCTCAAGCCGGACGGGCAGGGCGTCACGGTGGTCGGCGACGACGCGCAGGCTATCTACTCGTTCCGCGCGGCCGCGGTCGAGAACATCCTCGGTTTCCCGGATCGCTTCCGCCCCAAGGCGGAGGTGGTCACGCTGGCGCAGAATTTCCGCTCCAGCCAGAGCGTGCTCGATGCCGCCAATGCGCTGATGGCGGACGCGCCGCGCCAGTACCGCAAACACCTGCTGTCGATGCGCGGCCAGGGCCCGCGCCCGAAGATGGTCACGGTCGACGATCTGCCGACGCAGGCCGAGTTCGTCTGCACGCGCGTGCTGGCGGCGCGCGAGGCCGGTATTCCGCTCAAGCGCCAGGCGGTGCTGTTCCGCACCGGGTCGCACAGCGACGCGCTCGAAGTCGAACTCGCCAAACGCAAGATTCCTTTCGTGAAGTACGGCGGCTTGAAGTTTCTCGAGGCGGCGCACGTCAAGGACCTGCTGGCGGTGCTGCGTTGGGTCGACAATCCGCGCAACCAGCTGGCGGCGTTCCGCGTGCTGCAGCTCATGCCCGGCATGGGTCCGGCCAATGCGAAGAAGGCGCTCGACCATTTCATCGCCAACAACTACCAGTGGAGCTCGTTCGAAAAATTCGAGCCGCCGCTCGATGCGCGCATGGCGTGGAAGAAGTTCAACGAGGTTTTCGGCGAGCTCGCCGATCCGAACCGCGAGTGGCGCGGGCAGGTGGCGCTGGCGCGCGAGTGGTACCGGCCGCAGATGGAGCGGCTGTACGAACACGTGCACATGCGCATCGGCGATCTGGATCAGCTCGAGCACCTGTCGTCGCAGTACCAGACCCGCGAACGGTTCATCACCGAGCTGACACTCGATCCGCCGCAGGCCACGAGCGATCTGGCCGGCCAGGCCGTGAACGACGAAGACTACCTGGTGCTGTCCACCGTGCATTCGGCCAAGGGCATGGAATGGGACAACGTCTATATCCTCAACGTGGTCGACGGCAGCTTCCCGAACGAATTCGCGAACAAGGCGGAGCTCATCGAAGAAGAGCGGCGCCTGCTGTACGTCGCCATGACCCGCGCGCGCAACGAGCTGACCTGCGTCGTGCCGTTGCGCTTCCAGATCACGAGCCAGCCGAAGACTTCCGACGGCCACGTGTACGGTGGCCGCAGCCGGTTCCTCACCGAAAAACTGGTCAAGTGTTTCGACGAGCAGGCGTTCCAGGGCACGAATGTCGACGTGAAGATCGAGGAAGCCACGGCCGAGTCCGGCAGCATCGACGTGGCGTCACGCCTCAAGCAGATGTGGTGAGCGTGAGCGACGCCGTTTCTAAAACGGCTTTCTGAATTTCAACGTGAACCGGTCACTCTCGCCAATCGCCTCGTACTTCGCCCGTTCGCGATTCCCCAGCCGATAGTCAGGCGGCAGCGTCCAGACCCCCTGTTCGTAATTCTTCGTGTCCTTCGCGTTCGCATTGATTTCGCTGCGCGCCACGAACTCGAAGCCCGCCGACTTGATCAACCCGATCGCGTAGTCCTCGTTCACGTAGCCACTCGCTGCGCGTGGATCCTGCGGCTTGTCTGCCGCGCCGCGATGCTCGACCACGCCGAGAGTGCCGCCCGGCTTCAACGCCTTGAACATAGCGGCGAATGCCTCGCTCGCATACCCGAGGTTCATCCAGTTGTGCACGTTGCGGAACGTGACGACCAGGTCGACGCTGCCAGCCGGTGCGATCGGCTCGCCGGCGGAGCCCAGCGTGCCGACTTCCACCTTGCCGTACAGCCCGGGATTCGCCGCGAGTTTTGCGCGGAAGCTCGCGAGGCTGGCGGTGACGAATTCATTGCCGGGCGCGGGCGGCAATTGCGCGGCGTACAACCTGCCGCGCTCCGCCAGCAGCGGCGCGAGGATCTCGGTGTACCAGCCGCCGGCGCCGGGCCAGACCTCGACGACGGTCATGTCGGGTTTGATGCCGAAGAACAGCAACGTCTCGAGCGGATGGCGGTAGACGTCGCGCGCCCGGTTTTCCGCGGACCGCTGCGGGCCGGCGAGGACCCGGTCGAGAGCGGCTGCGGTGGCCGCGTCGCGCGGTGCGGGCGCAGGCGGCTTGCCCTGCGGCGGCGGCGTCGCGCAGCCGGCAACGATTGCGGCCGCGACGAACAAAGGGATCATGCGTACGCACGACATCATCGGCGCATCTCCGTGAAAAAAAGAACCCCGCGCGAAGGCGGGGTTCGTCTCGACTGTGCGGCTTCGTTGAGCTCGCCGGATCAACGGCGGAACGGACCGCCGCCACCCTGACGCGGGCGCGGCGGACGTTCCTGCGCTTCGTTGACGCGCAGCGGACGCCCGTTCATCTGGTAGCCGTTGAGTCCCTGGATGGCGGCTTGCGCCTCACCCGAACCCATCTCAACGAATCCGAAACCGCGGGGCTTGCCCGTCTCACGGTCGTTGATCAGCTTTACGGAGTCGACCTTGCCATGGCGCTCGAAGAGCACCTTGATGTCTTGCTCGGTCGCGGAGAAGGGCAGATTGCCCACGTAGATCGTCGTCATCCCGGACTTCTCGCTCAGAAAGCGGACAGCGGCAGGAATGCGGACCCCTGCATGTACCGCGGAAAATTAAAAACAGGTCAAGGCTTCAAAGCGCCCGTCATCAATTGCGCGGCTCTTTAGTCCTAAGCGGCCTGCACCGTCGTTCGAAATCGAACGCGGCCGATGCTACTCCTCGATTTCGGAAGCTGTAAACAACGGGAGGCGCGCGGTTTTTGCGGGACCCGCAAACGGGGCGAGTAATGGGCTTTTTTCGCCAGATTCACGCCGGGAGGTGCCGCGATGGTAGCGCTCCCTTTTGGTGCCTTCGGACGTCCGATGACACTTATTCTAGATAGGCGTATCCGTTGAGCTCGCCTTCGTAGAAGCGTTTGATGCCCTGCGACTCGGCCACCGACATGCGGCCTTCGCGCACCGCGCGTTCGCAGTCGCGCGCCAGCGCCGGATGCAGGTCGGCCACGTCGTACTCCATGTATTCGAGCACCTTGTTGGCCGTGTCGCCCATGACCACTTCTTCTATCCACCAGCCGCCGTCGTCGTG
This sequence is a window from Pseudomonadota bacterium. Protein-coding genes within it:
- a CDS encoding ATP-dependent helicase — encoded protein: MSTAEQLGSLNAPQRRAVTYGEALPGGKGFRAGPLLIVAGAGTGKTNTLAHRVAHLAMSGVDPARILMLTFTRRAAVEMKRRANDIMREAFDDKLGGGKAAQISQRLTWAGTFHSIGNRLLRHYAKHVGLDPAFTVLDRSDAADLVDTVRTELGYSGKGQRFPRKDTCLSIYSYRVNTQKSLKETLESQHPWCANWEEDIGKLLRAYVERKSQYRVLDFDDLLLYWHAMMSEERIAKSVAAHFDHVLVDEYQDTNKLQGDILTALKPDGQGVTVVGDDAQAIYSFRAAAVENILGFPDRFRPKAEVVTLAQNFRSSQSVLDAANALMADAPRQYRKHLLSMRGQGPRPKMVTVDDLPTQAEFVCTRVLAAREAGIPLKRQAVLFRTGSHSDALEVELAKRKIPFVKYGGLKFLEAAHVKDLLAVLRWVDNPRNQLAAFRVLQLMPGMGPANAKKALDHFIANNYQWSSFEKFEPPLDARMAWKKFNEVFGELADPNREWRGQVALAREWYRPQMERLYEHVHMRIGDLDQLEHLSSQYQTRERFITELTLDPPQATSDLAGQAVNDEDYLVLSTVHSAKGMEWDNVYILNVVDGSFPNEFANKAELIEEERRLLYVAMTRARNELTCVVPLRFQITSQPKTSDGHVYGGRSRFLTEKLVKCFDEQAFQGTNVDVKIEEATAESGSIDVASRLKQMW
- a CDS encoding methyltransferase; this translates as MMSCVRMIPLFVAAAIVAGCATPPPQGKPPAPAPRDAATAAALDRVLAGPQRSAENRARDVYRHPLETLLFFGIKPDMTVVEVWPGAGGWYTEILAPLLAERGRLYAAQLPPAPGNEFVTASLASFRAKLAANPGLYGKVEVGTLGSAGEPIAPAGSVDLVVTFRNVHNWMNLGYASEAFAAMFKALKPGGTLGVVEHRGAADKPQDPRAASGYVNEDYAIGLIKSAGFEFVARSEINANAKDTKNYEQGVWTLPPDYRLGNRERAKYEAIGESDRFTLKFRKPF
- a CDS encoding RNA-binding protein — translated: MTTIYVGNLPFSATEQDIKVLFERHGKVDSVKLINDRETGKPRGFGFVEMGSGEAQAAIQGLNGYQMNGRPLRVNEAQERPPRPRQGGGGPFRR